One Novipirellula artificiosorum DNA segment encodes these proteins:
- a CDS encoding DUF4332 domain-containing protein: MTPLISILRAAHCRSTHHFFAVDALPLVQTDGGARLARLLLSHHDRYLTGAKDPDTRFRDFQNHVVHVNDGYWGGAPRVAHQWYDRLMKYLRTDRWSDAAHAAGVLSHYFTDPMQPLHTAQCDLEKVLHRPMEWSVTKSYHAIYQNWVDDDLRVVFQLSDRSGWLGEAILHGARFANRKYEMLIDRYRLEAGVKDPQSGYDAESRVALSELFGLAITGWARVLERAALDAESLRAKPIPRFSLTLPTLMSSIKVPTRLWLRRVESKKQQKKVEDLLEEYQRTGDLREHLPSEVDVVHRVAKIHQAEEAWKAQRLQTVEPTTGRVGAAASDGANPFAAAVSAANVDAGDARFDEPRFDEQGVSVSIPLRATSMQQATLSRDAQLVDAPSIGPKTAARFAAIGIDRVGPFLDAAAPDLAKALATYWITDETIALWQIQTTLTCQVPGLRARDAQMLAGAGCANAIALAASDISLLHQEILRYSTTSAGRRYLRGAKPPSRAEIANWVRSVVGPASVIPLTSNDGSPSELRRSA, from the coding sequence ATGACACCTTTGATTTCGATCCTGCGCGCTGCGCATTGTCGCAGCACACACCATTTCTTTGCCGTGGATGCACTACCGCTGGTCCAAACCGACGGTGGTGCTCGTTTGGCTCGATTGTTGTTGAGTCACCATGATCGTTACTTGACGGGAGCCAAGGATCCTGATACGCGGTTTCGTGATTTTCAAAACCACGTGGTTCACGTTAACGACGGCTATTGGGGTGGTGCGCCGCGAGTGGCCCATCAGTGGTACGACCGTTTGATGAAGTACTTACGAACGGATCGATGGAGCGACGCGGCTCATGCCGCTGGCGTGCTGAGCCATTACTTCACCGACCCCATGCAACCCCTTCACACGGCTCAATGCGACCTTGAAAAGGTGCTGCATCGACCGATGGAATGGAGTGTCACCAAGTCCTATCACGCAATCTATCAGAACTGGGTCGACGACGATCTTCGCGTCGTGTTTCAACTGTCCGATCGATCGGGTTGGCTTGGTGAAGCCATTCTGCATGGTGCAAGATTTGCCAACCGGAAGTACGAGATGCTGATTGATCGCTATCGTTTGGAAGCGGGCGTTAAGGATCCACAATCCGGGTACGATGCCGAATCACGGGTTGCTTTGTCAGAACTATTCGGCTTGGCCATCACCGGCTGGGCTCGTGTGCTTGAACGCGCCGCGCTCGACGCGGAATCCCTACGAGCAAAACCGATACCACGTTTTTCGCTGACCCTGCCGACCTTGATGTCGTCGATCAAGGTGCCAACGCGTCTTTGGCTGCGTCGTGTCGAATCAAAGAAGCAGCAGAAGAAGGTAGAAGACCTGTTGGAGGAATATCAGCGAACAGGGGACCTTCGCGAGCATCTGCCAAGCGAAGTCGACGTGGTCCATCGGGTTGCCAAAATTCATCAAGCCGAAGAAGCATGGAAAGCGCAGCGACTACAAACGGTTGAGCCGACAACGGGCCGTGTCGGCGCGGCTGCGTCCGACGGCGCCAATCCATTCGCTGCGGCTGTTTCCGCCGCGAACGTCGATGCAGGAGATGCCCGTTTTGATGAGCCCCGTTTTGATGAGCAAGGTGTCTCGGTGTCGATCCCGTTACGCGCTACCTCGATGCAGCAGGCAACGCTCTCGCGAGATGCCCAATTGGTCGACGCGCCGTCGATTGGCCCCAAGACGGCGGCCCGTTTCGCAGCGATCGGCATCGATCGCGTCGGACCGTTTTTGGATGCTGCGGCCCCGGACTTAGCCAAGGCATTGGCGACCTATTGGATCACCGACGAAACCATTGCGCTGTGGCAGATACAAACGACGTTGACGTGCCAGGTGCCCGGGTTGCGCGCACGTGATGCTCAGATGCTTGCCGGAGCGGGATGCGCGAATGCAATCGCCTTGGCGGCGAGTGATATCAGTCTTTTGCACCAAGAGATTCTGCGTTATTCGACGACATCGGCGGGACGCCGTTATCTTCGCGGTGCCAAGCCGCCAAGCCGCGCGGAAATCGCCAATTGGGTCCGAAGTGTCGTCGGTCCGGCTTCCGTCATCCCGCTGACATCCAACGACGGCTCCCCATCGGAACTGCGTCGTTCCGCTTAG